The genomic segment CCTTAAGAGAAGAGAACTTTTCCATTTCCTCAGTATGACATACCTCATTAAAGCAGATACATAATCCTACTTACTTCTGTGGCCTCAGAAGCTGCTCAGTTTACAACAGTCCAACAATGATGCCTTCAACCCTAGTGGAGGAGAGAGTGAACAGACTCAAGGTTCTCTCTAGTAGATGGAATATGTACCTTCGCCTCTACCCGGGAGACCTGCTGCCAAGCTTACCTCAGTGTTCACACACCCAAGGCAAAACCCGGAAGAGTGAGAAGCAAGAGGTTCAGCTAGGGGTAAGAAATACACAAGATAATTTGTGAGCTCAGAGTTTCTATTGAAACGGGGGCCAATTTAATTATGGGAAAACTCAGCTTCCTGGTTTGAAGACAGGCTTAGAAAAGGCTTTCGAGTTTTACATATATCAAATGCCTCCAGGCTCACCCAGCAGGATTTTCTTCAGATGTCACAAATAGGAAGGAGTGCAGGAGAAATGTACAGGCCAGCATTGTCTTACAAACCACAGAATGTAATAAgcagaaatacatttaaaaaaaaaaaaaaacccatgtttcTCCCCAGTTAGGGTTGTTTTGAAGTATATCCCTTCACTTATTTTCTCATTCCTCGAGAAAAGAGAACTTTTCCACTCCCATTAATAGTTAAATTACTTTTAGAAGTACGATTGCTGCAGGTACTTCTATATTAGAAAAATACACATGGTTAGATTGTATCTCAATTACATTCTCTTTACAAAGTTGCATAATGCCAGCTGCCTCtcaaagtacaaaacaaaacaaaaggaaacaacgTAACCAACTCCCTTTATGTTCAGATGCCTCTCaaagttcttcttttttttttttttttttgttttgttttgttttgttttgttttgttttgttttttgtttttggtttttcaagacagggtttctctgtgtagccctggctgtcctggaactcactctgtagaccaggctggcctcgtactcagaaatccacctgcctctgcctcccaagtgctgggattaaaggcatgcgtcaccaccgCCTCAAAGTTCTTAATGGAAGCTTTTATTTATCAAAGAAAGAGGGGAGTAAACACTGAGTGGCTGCTCACTGGCCAATTACTATGAAGGGGGTGTGGTTGGTTGGTCAATTCTTAGTGTTCTTCCCTAGTCCTGAAGAGCAGGAGACACTACTACAGAAACAGACATCAGGGCCGAGGCTGCCCAGCTGTGGAGGACTGCCTGCCGGCTAGACCTAGGCATCATCCATTCTGACTTGCTTGCCTGGCAGTTCTGGCATTCAGCTGGCTTTAGCCAGCCCTGCCTCTGAGCACTGACAGTCTGGTGAACCATGCCCTTCCTTTGTAAGTTCACAGTTCATGGATTTGCTCGCACAGACTCTTGCTTAGTCCCAAATAAATGTGAGATTAGCTGTGAGGATGTGTTATCTTCCCCATAACGCGTACAGACTGGGAAACTGAGGACGGAGGTATTCAAAGGGACAGGCACACGCCATGAACACCATCAGTGGAGGGCATGGGCTGGAGTGGGAGATgaggacttatttttattttattttatattttatttacatttcagatgccatcccctttccccatttcccctccctagaaaacccctatcccatgcccccttttcctttttgcttttatacaattttttaaaaatgttagtcgaaggctttataagttttgtaatgctcaatcagaagtgtaacccaatacccaacctagatatataaactatctttgactggtggaaacacgtgaacatctgcctccatccccgcccctctttctctctctcatcaccttgcttctcctctccttcatcttctcctctccttactccatctcttcctcttggtactcctcccaccttagctcctcctacatatcacccttcctgttaaaataacacttttctctcaacatacaattagagcataattattcctatttgtaccagtgaggtacaagatagccctaatatccagtccatcattgtgttgactaaccagaacctctgttgtctctcctaactaaaacacttagttttgaacctggcttttttcttggcttagaatgaatgtcagctgaaaaccatccattcagatcttttctctcaaagtaaatagccaggattggctatgagactataggtcttcaaccccgtcagaaatccagaatgactggttTAACTGacattatgggaagcacaaagcatagcttctaaaacttagccaatttatagagaccactgaacacctggaaagctcctatactacagaacgttggagcatcaaatcttcagccttctggcccagaatcatctgacagaccttagtgatgcagagttattaagggctgattactctgtctaggcagatataatcagtcgactattctgcaagtgtgtccttttctggacagtaatttgtctgtagatggaaagaggcaattcttgccttgtggctgcctctgcacaactggagtaactccaaggatgctcaatttcttcttagaatccacgacaggaagctgtcaggagcagacaggtctctaatcaaaatgaacattaatatagaaatgtttgtaatgtcaattctgtggacttctgacgttttgaaaaccaactatccatgtaaggtaacctggactgttgtctgttaactcctctcagctatttctaagtaaaacatagagaacaccctaacaataaactccaagccatgaatttgctatagtcccttaactcacaggctgaccatctcaaatcagttaaaaaagttaaagaaggactgggtctaagccttgtactcctaaatgtgttatacaggcacaatgcccatgagagtatcaatattcatctcatttttatatcaataagaagcttgtaccaatgaaaaccttaaatttgaaatcaaagtaaattttgtaccatttaagaaataacttcatcttgatactaattatacagatttctatcaataggttatggctatgcaataaatcctagctaatcctccctgttccaacaaaaccactacttttccctagaaagatagcacaatattaactacctcagtccccaagcccagggaataggggtgctgactcttcattaacttcttcaagcttattatgggcgttgagatattagaagaggggttgggggaagagtaaattgataagcctctgatgctgtgtcttcactgcatccagatggaattccaggacatcggaggcttggccaggtctgctcagtatgcttgatgagtagatacaccaaggctgtgtattctgctgctctgtggtctgtgacctccctagggtgcctctggactcagtttccagaggggagcagatcagctggagactgctccagccaccggtatcCAGGCCAGGGGCGGAAGCGAGGACTTATTTAAAAGCTTGCCTTTAATACTcagtcaggagctggagagatggctctgtgggcaaAACTCTTGACACACAAGTGTCAATACCTGAGTTCTAATGCCCAGAACTCAcgagagagctcagtgggtatGATGACCCATCtgcaatcacagcacttgggaggaagagacaggttatctccagagcaagctggctctGGATGAGATGAATGAGCAAGTTTCATGtccagggagagaccctgcctcagtacaGCAGGTGtattgagaaagacatctgatatcaacctctggcctccataagagcacacacacacacacacacacacacacacctgaacatgcagacacatgtacctacacatgtgaatatgtataAACACGtgcataccacatgcacacatgcatgtgtaagtaataaaataaagaatagtgAGCAAAAGGCTTTCAGAGGGCAAGTATGCTAAATAttaagcatatacatacatacatacatacatacatacatacatacatatttgtgagAGAAGCTACCATCCTTGAGTCTGTAGAGTAGTGGTACTGCAGTTTGGGTAATGAAGAAGCTATCCTCCATCAAGAGAGGCAGGGTTGCCTGGATGCCTATGTGTCCTGAGCTGAGGGACTGGGTATGTAAACTTATGGAAGGATTTTCTTGAGACCAGATTGTGGGGAACCTCCTCCAGACAACTTGGAGGCAAGGGGCAGTGACATGTCCCTCACAAGTTTTCGCTGCTGTGACTCTTTGGGATTGGCAGGGCTCTGCAGAAAGGCAAGACTCTCATGGTTCGAGCATCGGCTTTGGGTGGGCGGGGCTAGCAGTGGTTTCTGCCTGAAGAGACTCTTGGGGTTTTGGGCAAATCATTGCTGTGGAGACCCAAAAGGAAGATATGCAAACAtcacatgcaaatatatgcaaataattttcatatatatatatatgtgtgtgtgtgtgtgtgtgtgtgtgtgtgtgtatggggggtggTATTGAGATCTCGCCTGTGTATGCAGTTCATAAGGTGAATGACTGGCTCGGTTTCACCTGGGCATGAACCAGTTATTTGGCCAATTTGTGGATGTTTGATAGTTGGCTGAGCAGATGCACGCTAAgtatttgtatttcctttttatttttcatttttgatgaGAATCAGAAGCTACCAGCTATGCAGAACAACAGTGTTTTGCTTTGTCTGCTCCCCAAGAAGAAATGTCAGTCATGCAAACAATGCACGTTTCAGGGGTGAAGAGTTCTCCCCCCACAACATGAACCCCTCCATTCACATTTCCAAGACTGATGGGATCTAGGCAGTGTCTACGGGCGACGCTGTAAGGGTGGCTGGGTTTCCTCTAACACAACTATTGGTATTTTTATCTAGTGAGTGATTGTAGGGCCTGTCTATAGATTTTAGGGTGTTTTAgagccttccctggcctctgctcacTAGGACCCAGTGGTGCCTACCAACCACGACAACCAAAACCTGTGTCTAGACATTGTCAAGTGTCCCTCGGCTGAGACCATTTCTCAGGTGGTCACATATCTGCTTCATGAGGTCGGCATCTGCTTAGATTCCGGAGTTCTGTCAGGCAGACGAGGGCAGAGCAGAAGCGAGGTAAGGAGACTTAGAGGATACTGAGGTTCTTTAGAGAGGGAGAAAATACGGGAAACTGACTCTAGAAAAATATAATAAGCAAAACATTCCCAGGTGGGGGTGGAAGGTTCAATTTTAGTATTGTGATATTTCCAGAAGAACCATCAGTCTTGGCTCTGGTGTCGAAagtgaaggcagagagagaagaagcttcAGCGTCAGGAGCCAGCATGGCATGAGGGTGCTACTGTTTCAATTCCCTGCATCTCCCCGGGGTTGACGGTTGTATCACATTTAAGGCCTGTGGTACCTCTGTTTCCTCTCCAGATTACAGGTCATCTTTCCAGAAGAACTATCAAGAAATGATTTATAATAAAGTTGtggagaaggaggtccctgttcctcctcctccttttatcTTTCAAATCTCTCAAGGAACATTGGTTCAATATTAGATCTGTTTCGAAAGGAGTTCAAGATCATGAACATCTCAAGGAACACAGAGAACAAATTATCTAgctgtttttctggtgtgtttCTGTGTAATTCACACTTGGTAGCAGAACGTGAGAGTGACAGGGGTGTTCTTGCAGTCATGGTGCTGAGACCACAGGCACCATTTCCAGAACCATCACTGGGTAAATAACAAAGGGTCACCCTAGTCCAGGGTGACTTTCCTAGCACTTATTGCACACAGCTGTCAGGATGTGATAGCAGTGTTGTCTGAGACAACACTAGGAAGGTCACCTCGCTAACAATAGCAAATGCTAGGCAAAGTGCTGATAGGTTATCAGCCACTCACAATGACAGTGATTCTATCCGGAGCACCGCTGTCCCAGAGGGAGGATGGATTAAGATCACAGAGTTTCTAAGATAGGGTAGGAACTCAGTTTGGGCAATCTGACCAGAGAATCTACCCATTTTGCCATGGCTATCATTTAAGTTTGTTctgtataatattttttaaaagaggatatTGCAGAATTCATTCAGAATTTCTTGATTAACCAGCTTTAAGCAGAGAGGGGAGTGATCTTGGAGCCATTCGTAAGAGAGGAAAACGTGGAAAAAATCACAAGGCAGGTGAGCAAATTCACCCTACAGCTGAATGTTACAGATACTATGAGAGGGAaaggttttctgtgtgtgtgtgtgtgtgtgtgtgtttgtgtgagtgtgtgtttgtgtgtgtgtatgtgtgtcagtgtgtgtgtgagtatgcatgtgagtgtgtttgtatgtgtatgtgtgtttgtatgtgtgtgtgtgtgtgtgtgtgtgagagagagagagagagagagagagagagagagagagagagagagagatttgcctCTACGTCTATGACATTTTCTTTGTAATCTCAGAGTTCTGCAGCCCCGTGATTACTTATCCTGTATGGCAGGGGCACTATGGTGACTAAGGACTTTGTCCCTTGTCACCGTCCAGAAGGCTGCCTCCTTTGCTTAATGATTCCCAGTATTCAAATAGTTAATCCCAGGATGGCGACTTGTTAACAGTGTGCGTATCAGTGGCTTCCGAGTGATTCACATGGCCTTAAtggcttttttggggggagttTCTTTAGTGGTTACTTATAGGACTTGTCCCTTGCTAATAATTAACACATCTGCTGAGGCAGTCGCCAGAGTGGCCGGCAAGTCTCATGCTTTATCTTGTCTTCAGGGTGGTTGTTAGAgaacaattgtttttaaaaactagttcAGATTGGTGCATAGGAACATGTGGATCTgaagatgtgtgtgtatttacttatTCAACACATTTCTATCAAGATCCTAATATGCGCCTAGTTCTGCTCTAGGTAATGGTATCACCATGGAGACAGGGGCATTGTGGGAAGAGATGGACTAGATGTAACAATAACTAGAATTTACTGTATGTCAGAAGAGGGTGATTGCTAAGGGGGATTTCAGGCGGAGAGGATGCTAGGGTGCAGGAGTCGAGCTGTATCTTATCTAAATCAATAGTAACAAGACCAAAGCCCACAACAGCTTGCAGATGTGGGACCAATCGCCCCAACAAAATGTGCTTCCTTAACCTTGCCATTCTGCAAGGGCACAACCAAGACTAACTCTAATCCAGCCCCGCTTGGGCCCTCGCCAGCTCCACAAATAATCCAACAGTTCCTTGAGGTGTTAGCCCTCTGATTATCAGGACACGTGGACCCAGTTGCGTGAGTTAAAGTTTATTATATAGCATTACTCAACGTGGGCATGGACCCTCAGTGGTTTTGTGGAAGGCTCAGAGAATACTGGCTTGGGATTAAGAAGCTTCACATATGCTTAGGTTCATACTTTCTAAAACAGTACAACAAACGTAACTCCAGTTCTTCAGTGGTTCCTCTCCATAGTGCCTATTTATACTTAGAAATGCCCCAACAGCTTCAAACACTGTGAGCTTTTGGGGGGCACTCAACATTGAAGAAAAACCAGTTTAGTGAAACTCATTTGAGGTCAACTTAaattgtgtgtacgtgtgtgtgtgcgtgtgtgtgtttcagaagttatgtttagtttttacatttattttggtcttgggtgtgtgcatatgcatgtgtgtattgtaaTGTATATGCACGTGTCCTGctccatcactctccaccttattcccttgggacagggtctcactgaacctgaggcTAGACAGGTGGCCAGCAACCCCAGAaactttctctgtctcccacagtgctgggattacaggtgtgagtgtGGTTATCACACCTGCCTTTTTAGGTAGTATTGAggattcaaattcaggtcttcttgCTTGCACAGAATGTAttcttacctgttgagccatctccgcTGGTTTATACACTCCTTACATAATGTTCTATTTGTCTGTGACACTGAGAAACTATCTCCATACTGGATGACAGGGTAGTAGGTCGTGTGTGTCAAGGAATATATGATATGCGATACTTTGTCGCCATTGTTCTTAGAATTCCATTTTCTGTAGTACATCTGGTCTTGAATATTTACGTAAAGGAACATGAACAGGTACCGCTTGCTGCTAGACCTCACTGCTGCCTTTGCTCTCCTCTTAGAGACAAGTGATAGATGCGTTCTTGCTCTGGTGAGTGAGTGCATCAGGATTCCTTCATCAGGAGCCATGTAGGGTCTACCTGACATGTCCAGCTATCTTACCTGTGTGGGTGATGTGCTTTGAGTGTTTTGTGGCATCTATTCAAAGCTATGGCTTTGGTCCTATTCTTTCTAGGTAGAGTTCGGCCTCAGAGAAATGTGCTGTGAATATGGATGTTCCTCTGTCCTGTTGTCTCGGTTTTGTGCTTCTTTGACAGAAGACCATGGACTGAGTGATTAATAAGGGAAGAAATTTATTGCTCACACTTTTGGGGGCTGGGAACAACAATAGCAAAGTGTTAGCATCTCAAAAGTGCTTTCTACATGCAGTGTCCTGTGGTAGATGGGTGTTTCATATACAGTAAGAAAAGCCAAGAAggcaagaaaggaaagggagagagacatatgagagagagacagagacagagagacaaagagagagagagacaggcaggtaggcacacacgcatgcatgtacacttctctctctgtctctgtctctgtctctgtctctgtctctgtctctctctctctctctctctctctctctctctctctctctctctctctctctctcacaggcacacacagagttaGTATAGGTCTCCCTTCCTCTTGCTAAAGTCACTAATGTCACCAGGAAGTCTCTCACCTCACACACATATCTAACTATAAATATTCCCCCAAAATTCACCTGTAATTAACGCTAAATATGAAGTTCAAGATCAAGTTTTCAACACATGGACTTTTCAGGGACACGTTCAAACCACAGATTTAGGTATCCATCAATGATGGGCAGTGGGGATACAAAGGAAGAATTCAAGTAAATGGTAAGCATTTCAAGATACATCCCTCTCTTGTAAAGATAACAAAATTCTCTGTGGGTGTGATGGCTAAACCCAGCAAGAGCCTGAAGTCAAActcagtgagagagacagaagtCAAACTGAAATCCCCTCCGCACCATCATTGTTAGGCCACACCTTCCTGGGTGCTTGCTTAGCATCCATGCAAGTCTTGGGTTTAATCTCCAGCGTTTCATCAAGACTTGTTTCGGTGACACAATCTCAGTTAAGGCAGGAGGGtcgaagttcaaggtcatcttccacTATATAGTGTGGTCCTAGGCTACAtaggaccctgcctcaaacaaacaaacaaacaaacaaacaaacaccctaacttttattatgttgagatattAGCCATCTATGAAAACATTTAAAGGCTTTTATTGTGAAAGGATGTTGAATGCTAACAAGTGCCTTGTCTGCACCTACTGAGGTGAACGcatcatattaaaaaaaagacttattttatttttaatcatctgtatgtatgtatgtatgtatgtatgtatgtatgtatgtatgctagTGTGCAGGGGTTTGTAcacgtgagtgcaggtgccatttgaagccagaagagggtgttggatcccctggaactggatgaagctgtgagctacctgatgtgggtgctggggatcaaactcagttcctcctgAATCGCAGTACACACTCTTAATCTCAGAACCGTTTCTCCAGCCcacatatagttttaaaaatctcatcCATTCTGTTGCTACGATGCATTCCGTCTATAGATTTGTGTGTGTTGAAGCACCACTGCAACCTCCAACTTGATAGCGGTGAATGATCCTTCTGATACACTGTTGTATTCAAATCCTCAGTGTTTTGTTAATAAAGTTTGTCTCTATATTCATCAGGAATATTGGTCTAGAGTTGGTGTGTCCTTTGATAACAGGGAAATGCCGACCTCACAGAGTAAGCTTGGCGGGAGTGGGGGAGGTCCTTTCCCTTTCAGTTCAATAAAATAGTTTTGAGAAGAATTGATGTTTGTCCTTTCACAGGACAGCTTCTTTGTAAGAAGTTTCTGACAGTTAATCGTGGGGGACTCCTGCCCAGTTAGTTCTAGAACTCTTCCCTCTTTTCTAccctaaattttcttttctcaccGTCAACCGCCAAACCCCTTACCACAATATTGAGGCCCATGCACTGGACATGAGTTATAAAATCTGAGTCCGAGGATGCACGGATTTTTAGCGTCCTCAGGAGCTGAGGAAGTGAGAGGCAACCTTCTGGTACTCCCCCGAAGTCTTCCAAAAGCTCCCCTGGCGTCTGTTCCTAACATCATTAGGCTTCTGGGACTCACAGAAATGGATACCAATTTCCTCCCTTCGGGGTTTATACCTTTTCTGTGGAACCAGATGTAGGGATGGATCTATTCCACTCAGTACCAGGGGAGCTTAACCCGTCACCTCCATGGTGAAGTGAGGTAAGGTGGGAATTCGACCCTGAAGTATGTGACCGACCGTGATTTAAATGGCTCAGAAACTTGAAGCTGCTCCAGAAGACGCTAAAGTGGCCAGTAAAATCAGTCTCTTCATTAAAATCCACAGAAGCCGCAGAAAGGCTATCATTGGCTAGGTTCCCAGGCCACCCAAACTGGCTGGGAGGTGGGGAAGACAAACCCCGCCCAAACCCTAAGAGGGGAGACTTGCCTCTGGGGATTTCTGGTCAACCCTTGAGACTGCAACGAATCAGCCAATCTCTTCGAAAGAGTTCAAGAGGCAAGCTGAGTTCTTTAGCCCCACACCCTGGCCTGCGCAGAAGGATCGGGGTCCGGGTGCGAATTTAGGAGAAACACGAACTCTTGAGGAACAGCACAGAGACTTTAAGCAAGGGAAAAGGGGACATAGAGTCTTGGGATCCGCTGGATTTCGCATCAAGCGAAACCTTCGCTTCCAGAGCCGAGAGCGGGGGTTTCCTCTCGGAAGGGGCACAGCAGCCCCTGCCCCTCACCCCTGAGCAGCGTCGAGGAAAGGTATTTTACCATGGCTGAGGCTACGGAGCCCAAGGAGGTCGCTCCGGGTTCCCAGGGGCAACCCGAAGGTGTGGCGATAGAGGTACCAGGAGAGCCTGGGGCTGCGGACCTGGAGGGGCGGGAAGCAAGCGAgggagctgcagaggcacccggGGACCTGGGGGCGGGCGCAGAGGCCACGGCCtcggggaaggaggaaggaggctgTGGGCTGGATGGGGGAATCGAGGGAGCGCAGGCGCAGGACCTGCGCACCGGCCCCGGGACGGAGACGCCGGGCGCCTGCGGAGCTCCGGGGGAATCGGAGGCAGCAGAGCGGGACTCCGAAGGCGCCAGGATCCCGCAGGGAGCGGAGGAGGCGCCCAGCGCCCAGCAGGTGCGGGATATGAGCTCGGGGCAAGACGCTCAGGGTGAGGCCCCCGAGGTCCCTGGGGACGCTCGCCGGGAGCCAGAGGACCCCATGGcctcagaggcaggggaagaggcagaatCCGGTCAGGAAGCGCAGGGAGGCAGCGCGCCAGGGTTCCAGATTAACCCAGAAGTCCAGGGACCTGCAGGGGACAACATGGACACAGAGGCACCCGCAGGAGGGTCACTCGGGTCAGAGGGTGAGCCCCAGGGTGGAGGGGAAAGCAGCCTTCAGCCCCAGGATGAGGCGATTGAGATTGCAGCGGCCGAGATCGAAGGGCAGGAGCCCGGAGAGCTGGCGGGCGCTTCGGCCGCAGACGCCGCGGGGGAAGTGGGTACTGTGGGAAAAGATGGGTCCGAGGAAGCAGCTCCTGAGGAGGCGATGGTAGACGCTGGTAAGAATGGGGACCAGGCCAGGCTCCAAGAGGAGACTGGGGAGGAAGAAGCGAGGCCAGAACCCGGGTTGAAGGGACCCTGT from the Arvicanthis niloticus isolate mArvNil1 chromosome 12, mArvNil1.pat.X, whole genome shotgun sequence genome contains:
- the Clic6 gene encoding chloride intracellular channel protein 6 encodes the protein MAEATEPKEVAPGSQGQPEGVAIEVPGEPGAADLEGREASEGAAEAPGDLGAGAEATASGKEEGGCGLDGGIEGAQAQDLRTGPGTETPGACGAPGESEAAERDSEGARIPQGAEEAPSAQQVRDMSSGQDAQGEAPEVPGDARREPEDPMASEAGEEAESGQEAQGGSAPGFQINPEVQGPAGDNMDTEAPAGGSLGSEGEPQGGGESSLQPQDEAIEIAAAEIEGQEPGELAGASAADAAGEVGTVGKDGSEEAAPEEAMVDAGKNGDQARLQEETGEEEARPEPGLKGPCEEAIQEKSPDGSLDGEEAKPTGHEESQAELSNHLGEEPSAQGGEELGRVNGRRENGPASEEGDPGQEHDITLFVKVNLSHPQDLELTDHFRLHQHRAKTAFKRFHQPEGTARISEVRAVNAGDELTLADCNLLPKLHIIKIVAKKYRDFEFPSEMTGIWRYLNNAYSRDEFTNTCPADQEIEHAYSDAAKRMK